AATAAATATCtataagtaaataaaatttaaattttaaaaagataCCAATAATAGTGAAGACCTTAGCCCCACCACCTGACCAAATGTCACACCCATGGTGCACTAGTGCATGACTCTCTATGAAAAGGAAAATTTAGTATAGTGTctttatttaaattgaaaaaaatattggtaCTTACTTACATAGTGAAATAGATAGATACAATAATTATTACAAGCCAATACCTCAACGCTTGTTTCGCCCTCATTTCAGTGCTTCCAAACCAAACGAAACTCTCTTGCGGTTTCCCTTCTTTGTCTTCAccacttttattattttcttatcaGGTAAAactacttaattaattaatttctataGCAACGTTTTGTGagctaaaataaatattaattcttCACTCTTTGTGAAACTCTATTTTCACAATAATAATactttcagttttttttttttttttgtaggaaaagaaaaatatggaaGTTGTTGTAGCAAAAGCGTTGAAACCAAGCTTGAGAACAGAATCTATTTTTCAACAAACAATTTGTGAAGAGATTTTGTGTTTGAACGCTAACAACGTTGTTGTCGGTGAAGATTTTTCCGTTGATGACTACTTACTTGACTTTTCCAACGGTGAGTTTCAACATGGTTCTGTCGGAAAAGAAATTGATGATTacgaggaagaagaagaagaagaacatgAAAAAAACAGCACCACCTCGGTTTGTTCACAGGACCGAATAGAAGATGACGGTAATTCCAATTCGACGACTTTTTCCGGTGCCGGCGACGGCGAGTCTGACTCCATTTTTGCCGGCGGATTATCAGTTCCGgtgagggtttttttttttaaaaaaaagtatgcaataaataatttttcttgtgttttttttatgtaataaaaataaaaattaaattcatgactcgtttgggttttttttctttctcaggcTGATGATGTTGCGGATTTGGAATGGGTATCTCAGTTTGTTGACGATTCTGTCCCGGAACTTTCTCTATTGTATCCGGTTCAGGCCCGGGTCGAACCAGAACCTAGACCGGGCCCAACAAAAGCTACTTCCCAACTCTCATTAATTCGCAAAAAACCCAGAACCAACAAACCTAGAAGGCCCAACTGTAACATGTGGGCCTTCAACCCAGTACTCTGCTCCGTAAAGAAGCACAGGAAAAAGCCCGAGGCTCAAACGGGTGGAGCCCAATTTCAAAGAAGGTGCAGCCACTGCCAGGTGCAGAAAACCCCACAGTGGAGAGCCGGTCCGCTTGGGCCAAAAACACTCTGCAACGCTTGTGGTGTTCGGTTTAAATCCGGTCGGCTGTTTCCGGAGTATAGACCGGCTTCAAGCCCGACGTTTTCCGGTGATATTCACTCGAACAGCCACCGTAAGGTTTTGGAGATGAGGCGGAGGAAGGAGACCGATGAACCGGAGACCGGTCTAGACCGGAATTAAATGGTGTCGAGTTAGTGATAATGGTAAGGTTTAGAATAGATTTTTAGTGAACCAACCGGTCTGAACCGGTTTCTTAATTTTTGGTATAATAGTCAAATGATTTTAGTGGTAGTGAGTGACTAGTCAGCTAAGGCAGGTAATGAAAATTAGGAAGAAGGCATTAATTGTCTGTGACTGTGCCCCATTTTCTCAGTGcaattaatttgtttaatttaatgaaATTCTAATATAGTTAAAGTCTAGGATAAGAATTTTAAAATGAGGACATCTTGGCCATTTAGATTTCAAGTTGGGGTTTGATATtttttaggagaatgttaacttgtgcccttaagggcacatgttaagaagataaatgtggaaaaaatttattgaacttgtggtgtattcaattatctaaacattaaattctttgtatcattaaatgctatatttctatttttaggtagcttaacatgtgcccttagggcacaagttaacatgacccattgcatctttaaattgattttggaaTTGAATTATTCAACTTTGTTCAGCGCTGTGCGTGATAGATTTTATGAGTGCATGCATGATGcatgtgtgagagagagagagaggggattgaaatttgaaacattGATTTTTGAATTGAGACCACTGAAAATGTTTTtagtgtcaaaaaaaaataatagagtgATCAAGTGGGATGAGTGGATTGCTATTATATTTTGGGAGGCTCACAAGCCACGGGTCAATGATTGGTCATCTCCATGTTTGGGACTTGTCTCcaaaattttttcatttttttttctttggtctagtcttatttttttatttacaattgtTTATAATTCCTTtgttcctaattataagatatttttataaaaaaaggttTATCTCTAAATATAAAACTCTCTAATCTCTAAAATTTTTAATGTACAtttgttaaattattttaaacgTACCAATTATAAAATGATCTTTCCTAAACTAAACGGTGATAATTTGGAGATATTTTGCAATAACCAATAAGAATATACcatgtgaaataaaaaaaagttataagttaGTGGTGGATActacatataaatatatttatgtggCTTATTCTAATTGATTGTTTTAATCAATTGAAAGGAAATACATGAAAAAACACGAGTCACACAATTTGCGGAATTTTAatttagttatatatatatatatatatatatatatatatatatatatatatatatatattgtcaatTGCAAATTCTTTTTGATGTCCGAGGCATGCAAGCACCAAATATGTCATAAAAAGTAGCCTATGAAGATCTCTATTAGGGTCTAGACACCTCCAAAACaagcaaatatataaaacaatgtTTAAAGATAAACTAAATTAGCTAGCCAATTAGCCGATGAGAACACATACAAGATCTCGAGACTCCAAAGAAAGACTCTCGGATAACAGAGATAATAGAGCTCTAGATCGTCCGAAGAGTTGTTGGCAAGAGCAAAATAACATGCCATACCAATAACCACCTAATCGTAACGAACGATCATACCAACCAGGAAGCATATACCCCTTTAAACACCAGGCAAGTTCATGTTCTTCAGGACATCTTGCAATCCAGATTAGTTGATTTGCCACCACAAAGAGATCAAAAGGTGCTGTTAGGTCCTAACCAAGATGCATGGTGCGCTTACCACAAATGTAAAGGAGATGACACGGAAAATTGTTACAAACTGAAGGACTTTATTGAGGATTTATACAACATATGGTGTATTTTAGATCACACAAATTGTCTGTTGCGTTGCGGACCACACATTTTATGTATTGTCATGGTTCGCTACATAGAATGCGAACTGGGTGAAAGGAGTTCACTACCTACATGGCGaatgataattttttcaaaCTAGTGTGTTATTTCATATGGGGCGTTTTTTGATCATTTTGCATGGTGCACGAGAAATAGTGGGGGcgcgaaaaagaaaaaaatcattagtAAATGGGTGTATAAAACATAACAAATCTAAACAAGAAGCCCAAGCTTAGCTCAGTCTCTCCACAATAAAAAAAGGGAAATgtattgattattatttttttatgtttcaatttaaatcgagaatatttttttatattattttcttatgttttttattacatttattatgttaaaaaaaattcaaagtatattttttttttattttgattgatATAATTTATCTTTGGGTTAATCCTAGTATTATTGCATGAATCTTGTagttcttattaaaaaaaaagtttagattATACCCTCGATATTTTAAATTCTTCAATTTTAGTCCCTCGTTTGGCCAATGTTAGCAAAATCTCCTACATAT
This portion of the Trifolium pratense cultivar HEN17-A07 linkage group LG3, ARS_RC_1.1, whole genome shotgun sequence genome encodes:
- the LOC123912692 gene encoding GATA transcription factor 7-like — its product is MEVVVAKALKPSLRTESIFQQTICEEILCLNANNVVVGEDFSVDDYLLDFSNGEFQHGSVGKEIDDYEEEEEEEHEKNSTTSVCSQDRIEDDGNSNSTTFSGAGDGESDSIFAGGLSVPADDVADLEWVSQFVDDSVPELSLLYPVQARVEPEPRPGPTKATSQLSLIRKKPRTNKPRRPNCNMWAFNPVLCSVKKHRKKPEAQTGGAQFQRRCSHCQVQKTPQWRAGPLGPKTLCNACGVRFKSGRLFPEYRPASSPTFSGDIHSNSHRKVLEMRRRKETDEPETGLDRN